In Paenibacillus ihbetae, the following are encoded in one genomic region:
- a CDS encoding ammonium transporter: MKKRWIGLMVGMLALLVFPANVFAAEEGASNVELTAGLNSVFVFLAALLVFFMQAGFALLEAGSVRMKNAGHVAGKTFLTFGIAIVAFWAFGFGLAFGNGNSFFGFEGFFLSGDNAASSFDSLSIYDVPTTIMFLFHLSFAAVSLAIACGGMAERAKLSVYIVFGLLFTIVIYPIVAHWVWGGGWLGALGMQDFAGSTVVHLTGATAALVATILLKPRLGKYNKDGKPNSIPGHNQVLSVLGVFIIWIGWFGFNPGSTISALTDGFFGFVSLNTNIAAAAGALAALLISWAVLGKADIPSMLNGILAAFVAITGACAFVEPWAAVVIGAIAGTITFFTAQWFDRKGIDDPVYAFSVHGIAGMWGAVSTGLFAAPRLVEITGVGKAGLFYGGGFGQLGVQLLGLIGTFAFVLVISFIILYIMKVTMGLRVTEEEELMGLDISEHGTYGYPEQMKLMTESEVKSGSFRTGPNPAPGSDPAL, encoded by the coding sequence ATGAAAAAAAGATGGATTGGTTTAATGGTGGGTATGCTCGCATTACTGGTATTTCCGGCTAATGTGTTCGCTGCGGAAGAAGGGGCCTCAAACGTTGAGCTGACGGCGGGATTAAACTCCGTATTCGTATTCCTGGCTGCCTTGCTTGTATTTTTTATGCAAGCCGGCTTCGCATTGCTGGAGGCAGGCTCGGTCCGGATGAAAAATGCCGGGCACGTAGCGGGAAAAACCTTTCTGACCTTCGGAATCGCGATTGTCGCTTTCTGGGCGTTCGGATTTGGTCTGGCTTTCGGCAATGGGAACAGCTTCTTCGGGTTTGAAGGGTTCTTCCTAAGCGGAGATAATGCCGCAAGCTCGTTCGACTCACTGTCGATTTATGATGTGCCGACAACGATTATGTTCTTGTTCCATCTATCCTTTGCTGCCGTATCCTTGGCAATCGCCTGCGGCGGTATGGCAGAACGCGCTAAGCTCAGCGTGTATATCGTGTTCGGGCTGCTGTTCACGATCGTCATATACCCGATCGTCGCTCACTGGGTATGGGGCGGCGGCTGGCTCGGGGCTCTCGGGATGCAGGATTTCGCCGGTTCGACCGTCGTTCACTTGACCGGTGCTACCGCAGCTCTGGTCGCTACCATTCTGCTGAAGCCTCGTCTTGGCAAATACAACAAGGACGGGAAGCCCAACAGCATTCCCGGCCATAACCAAGTGCTGTCGGTTCTCGGGGTATTCATTATCTGGATCGGCTGGTTCGGCTTTAATCCGGGCAGCACCATTTCGGCGCTGACGGACGGATTCTTCGGCTTCGTCTCTTTAAATACCAACATCGCTGCGGCAGCAGGCGCGCTGGCAGCCCTCCTCATCTCCTGGGCAGTGCTCGGCAAGGCTGACATTCCAAGCATGCTGAACGGTATTCTGGCTGCATTCGTTGCAATCACCGGCGCTTGTGCATTCGTAGAGCCATGGGCTGCAGTCGTTATTGGTGCAATTGCTGGAACCATTACCTTCTTCACGGCACAGTGGTTTGACCGCAAAGGCATCGACGATCCGGTATACGCGTTCTCCGTGCACGGCATCGCGGGGATGTGGGGGGCGGTCTCCACAGGCTTGTTCGCGGCTCCGCGACTTGTTGAAATTACCGGCGTCGGTAAAGCAGGACTGTTCTACGGCGGAGGCTTCGGTCAGCTTGGCGTGCAGCTCCTCGGGCTGATCGGCACATTCGCGTTCGTGCTCGTGATCTCCTTTATCATTCTGTACATTATGAAAGTAACGATGGGTCTTCGCGTCACGGAGGAAGAGGAGTTGATGGGTCTGGACATCAGCGAGCACGGAACATATGGTTATCCGGAGCAAATGAAGCTGATGACCGAATCCGAAGTAAAATCGGGCAGCTTCCGTACGGGACCGAATCCGGCCCCGGGCAGTGATCCTGCGCTTTAA
- the cimA gene encoding citramalate synthase has product MSKSISIFDTTLRDGTQGEGVSLSADDKVKIAKKLDALGVHYIEGGIPGSNSKDIEFFKRVQDLRLTSKITAFGSTRRKGSVAEQDANLKRILESGVRAATLVGKSWDFHVHTALQTTLEENLSMIYDSIAFLKQKGLEVIFDAEHFFDGYKNNPEYAVAVLSKAREAGADWLVMCDTNGGSLPHEISQIVTSLQGPLPGANLGIHTHNDCELAVANTLSAVQAGVRHVQGTMNGYGERCGNANLCSIIPNLQLKLGYECIGEENLRTLTNTARYISEIANVNMPVNQPYVGNAAFAHKGGIHVSAILRDSRTYEHIEPEKVGNKQRVLVSELAGQSNVVSKAQDMGIALDPASEQSKHIIGKIKELEHEGYQFEGADASLELLLREASGELKELFTFESFKMLVEKAAGQPVVSEAFVKVNVAGESIYTAAEGNGPVNALDNALRKALVQYFPTLKEMHLADYKVRVLDDKDATAAKVRVLIESKNFENSWNTVGVSSNVIEASWEALVDSMRYALLGQISPEHVHAAEKRQGLVNH; this is encoded by the coding sequence ATGTCTAAGTCCATTTCCATCTTTGATACGACGCTTCGCGACGGAACCCAAGGCGAAGGAGTCAGCCTGTCAGCGGACGACAAGGTCAAAATTGCCAAGAAGCTGGATGCTCTTGGTGTTCATTATATTGAAGGCGGGATCCCGGGAAGCAACAGCAAGGACATCGAGTTTTTCAAAAGAGTCCAGGATCTTCGCTTAACCTCCAAAATAACGGCGTTCGGCAGCACCCGCCGCAAAGGTTCCGTTGCGGAGCAGGATGCGAATCTGAAGCGAATCCTGGAGTCGGGCGTACGGGCCGCAACGCTGGTAGGGAAGTCATGGGATTTCCATGTCCATACGGCGCTTCAGACGACGCTGGAAGAGAATCTGTCCATGATCTATGATTCCATCGCCTTTCTTAAACAGAAAGGGCTTGAGGTCATCTTTGACGCCGAGCACTTCTTCGACGGCTACAAGAATAATCCGGAGTATGCGGTTGCCGTGTTGTCCAAAGCCCGTGAAGCAGGCGCCGATTGGCTCGTCATGTGCGACACGAACGGGGGCAGCCTCCCGCATGAAATTTCGCAGATCGTCACTTCTTTGCAAGGTCCTCTGCCGGGTGCCAACCTGGGCATTCATACGCACAATGACTGCGAGCTGGCGGTAGCCAATACGCTGAGCGCTGTACAGGCCGGCGTCCGCCACGTTCAAGGAACGATGAACGGATACGGGGAACGCTGCGGTAACGCGAATCTGTGCTCCATCATCCCGAATCTGCAGCTGAAGCTCGGTTACGAATGCATCGGCGAAGAGAATCTGCGGACCTTGACCAATACCGCAAGATATATCAGCGAAATTGCCAATGTCAACATGCCGGTCAATCAGCCGTATGTCGGCAATGCGGCCTTTGCCCACAAGGGCGGCATCCACGTCTCCGCCATTTTGCGCGATTCCCGGACGTACGAGCACATCGAGCCGGAGAAGGTCGGGAACAAGCAGCGGGTGCTCGTATCCGAGCTGGCCGGCCAGAGCAATGTCGTCTCCAAGGCTCAAGATATGGGCATAGCGCTCGATCCGGCAAGCGAGCAGTCGAAGCATATTATCGGGAAGATCAAGGAGCTTGAGCATGAAGGCTACCAGTTCGAGGGTGCCGACGCATCCCTGGAGCTGCTGCTGCGGGAAGCGAGCGGGGAGCTGAAAGAGCTGTTCACCTTCGAATCCTTCAAAATGCTTGTCGAGAAGGCAGCCGGACAGCCGGTAGTCTCCGAGGCCTTCGTTAAGGTGAACGTTGCCGGGGAGAGCATCTACACGGCGGCTGAAGGCAACGGACCGGTCAATGCGCTTGACAACGCGCTCCGTAAAGCGCTCGTTCAATACTTTCCGACGCTTAAGGAAATGCATCTGGCCGACTATAAAGTGCGCGTCCTGGATGATAAAGACGCCACTGCCGCGAAGGTCCGCGTATTGATCGAATCGAAAAACTTCGAGAATTCATGGAATACGGTCGGCGTATCAAGCAACGTCATCGAAGCGAGCTGGGAGGCATTGGTCGACAGTATGCGTTACGCCCTCCTCGGCCAAATATCGCCGGAGCATGTGCACGCTGCCGAGAAACGGCAGGGCCTGGTCAATCACTAA
- a CDS encoding exonuclease domain-containing protein: MTEPVQPGGGFWNMLRPRNIHSAITSMRGAQTAQQLAFIRSQMKDNRRPEALGTPLNELEVVVFDLETTGFHHQHGDEILSFGAVRVLGDRIIEEDEFHMIVNSGAPVPPSITELTGITQAMVDEAPPLVEGLRDFMSFVGGSVLVAHAAAHDRGFLNAALWKTSKVRLSHRLLDTMMLAQKLFPGQTGYSLDELLQSSGIPVEGRHQALSDARMTACLWTRYIREIQERGFAETLGDMYVYLGKD, from the coding sequence ATGACAGAGCCAGTCCAACCGGGCGGAGGGTTCTGGAATATGCTCCGCCCCCGCAACATCCATTCCGCCATCACGTCAATGCGCGGTGCCCAGACGGCGCAGCAGCTTGCCTTTATCCGTTCGCAAATGAAGGATAACCGGAGGCCGGAAGCTTTGGGGACGCCCCTGAACGAGTTGGAGGTGGTCGTGTTCGATCTGGAAACGACCGGGTTCCATCATCAGCACGGGGACGAAATCTTATCGTTCGGAGCGGTCAGGGTCTTGGGAGATCGGATCATCGAAGAGGACGAATTCCACATGATCGTTAACAGCGGCGCTCCGGTGCCCCCTTCGATCACGGAGCTGACGGGCATAACGCAGGCTATGGTCGATGAAGCCCCGCCTTTAGTGGAGGGGCTTCGCGATTTCATGAGCTTTGTCGGCGGCAGTGTTCTGGTTGCCCATGCTGCCGCGCATGACCGGGGGTTTCTGAATGCGGCGCTGTGGAAGACGTCTAAGGTCCGTCTCTCCCACAGACTGCTGGATACGATGATGCTGGCTCAGAAGCTCTTCCCCGGACAAACCGGCTACAGCCTGGATGAGCTGCTGCAAAGCAGCGGCATACCGGTGGAAGGAAGGCATCAGGCATTGTCCGATGCGCGGATGACTGCTTGCCTGTGGACGCGCTATATACGGGAAATCCAGGAGCGGGGCTTTGCCGAAACGCTTGGCGATATGTACGTTTATTTAGGCAAGGATTAA
- a CDS encoding L,D-transpeptidase: MNNSMYLKRYVETHPDNKMAWYLLGKEYERAGEQGKATYCYNRAEEVYEAFELSKVPSDIWKNYEQRLLQLEREKELKRRRNRRWLVALALLLLVLIPPVQAPGYPGGLPAEADAQPDAPASAAAIRQAVGERGDKPMFTAVAEGRSAAADDGADEEGDSALPRLLKHPEQLPSWSVALGMPRRGKWLLWSSDMERLYALHRDRAGEIAITPFEGAAGECECEPLSSAGLARRAGQWADLQLETAVLEKAVEGYHTRHGRLPDSLDELTRPFPNNWLSGRSTAMEDMFDVLIQRKQNAAPAGKAQNGTRGKAEEGAQNKLGYWGTSPDGAPYFKEPLEVIIDKDKHRLAVVSGKIMLRNYAVGLGGAKTPLGDFQISDKVVNPNGTTRGPYGTRGMQLSDTLYAIHGTEELDSIGADESEGCIRMLKEDVEELFDLVPMGTSVKIREGVLPDELWTPKERFKLKHSQGQTNPAKVYHWLD; the protein is encoded by the coding sequence ATGAACAATTCAATGTACCTTAAAAGGTATGTAGAGACCCATCCCGATAACAAGATGGCCTGGTATTTGCTGGGCAAGGAGTACGAGCGGGCAGGAGAGCAGGGCAAGGCCACTTACTGCTATAACCGGGCTGAGGAGGTATACGAGGCCTTCGAGCTTAGCAAAGTCCCTTCGGACATATGGAAAAATTACGAGCAGCGCCTGCTGCAGCTCGAACGGGAGAAGGAGCTCAAGCGGAGGCGGAACCGGCGCTGGCTGGTAGCCCTCGCGCTGCTGCTCCTCGTTCTCATTCCGCCAGTGCAAGCTCCGGGATATCCGGGAGGATTGCCGGCGGAAGCCGATGCTCAGCCTGATGCCCCGGCTTCCGCCGCGGCGATCAGGCAAGCGGTGGGCGAACGCGGAGATAAACCGATGTTCACGGCTGTAGCCGAAGGCAGAAGCGCTGCAGCCGACGACGGAGCGGACGAAGAGGGAGACAGCGCATTGCCTCGCCTTCTAAAGCATCCCGAGCAGTTACCTTCATGGTCGGTTGCGCTTGGCATGCCCCGCCGGGGCAAGTGGCTGCTCTGGAGCAGCGATATGGAGCGGTTATATGCATTGCATCGGGACCGGGCAGGGGAAATAGCGATTACGCCGTTCGAAGGAGCTGCCGGAGAATGCGAGTGCGAGCCGCTAAGCAGCGCAGGATTGGCCCGAAGGGCGGGACAGTGGGCGGATCTGCAATTGGAGACGGCGGTGCTGGAGAAGGCGGTGGAGGGCTATCATACCCGGCATGGGCGGCTGCCCGATTCGCTGGATGAGCTGACCCGGCCGTTTCCGAACAACTGGCTGTCCGGCCGATCGACTGCGATGGAGGACATGTTTGATGTCCTGATTCAGCGGAAACAAAACGCTGCCCCTGCCGGGAAGGCGCAAAATGGCACCAGGGGGAAAGCGGAAGAAGGAGCGCAGAACAAGCTCGGATACTGGGGCACCTCACCGGACGGAGCACCATATTTCAAGGAGCCGCTCGAGGTCATCATTGACAAGGATAAGCATCGCCTCGCTGTGGTCAGCGGTAAGATTATGCTTCGAAACTATGCGGTCGGGCTTGGCGGAGCCAAGACGCCGCTTGGAGATTTTCAGATCAGCGATAAGGTGGTTAACCCGAACGGGACGACCAGAGGTCCGTACGGCACAAGAGGCATGCAGTTATCCGATACGCTGTATGCGATACACGGCACGGAGGAGTTGGATAGCATCGGGGCGGACGAGTCCGAGGGCTGCATCCGGATGCTGAAGGAGGATGTCGAAGAGCTGTTCGATCTGGTTCCGATGGGAACCTCGGTGAAAATTCGGGAAGGGGTTCTGCCTGACGAGCTGTGGACTCCTAAAGAGCGCTTCAAGCTGAAGCACAGCCAGGGTCAGACCAACCCCGCCAAGGTGTATCACTGGCTTGATTAA
- a CDS encoding ferredoxin yields the protein MAKYTWVDKDTCIACGACGATAPDIYDYDDEGLAEVIFNGDNNRGVTEIPEDMHDDMLDACDGCPTDSIRIADEPFNAE from the coding sequence ATGGCTAAATACACCTGGGTTGATAAAGATACCTGCATCGCTTGCGGCGCTTGCGGAGCAACAGCCCCTGATATTTACGATTATGATGATGAAGGCCTGGCGGAAGTAATCTTTAACGGGGACAATAACCGCGGGGTGACGGAAATACCGGAAGACATGCACGACGACATGCTCGATGCTTGCGACGGTTGCCCGACGGATTCCATCCGCATCGCTGACGAGCCGTTCAACGCTGAATAA
- a CDS encoding M67 family metallopeptidase, which translates to MTKSEDPFRPILLRRPVFEQMAAYTYGALPQEACGILIGQGNLQDAPISVSEFLPVPNAAEDPLHHFRLEPAEWTRLLLSKRGIIGLFHSHPASSPEPSREDLADLQAFGGLFSIYLIGTPAGTGTEELKLNAYRVESRMDKDERGLKNTILLLPLSFEILDAD; encoded by the coding sequence ATGACTAAATCAGAGGATCCGTTCCGCCCGATTCTCCTCCGCAGGCCCGTATTCGAACAGATGGCTGCTTATACATACGGCGCGCTTCCTCAGGAGGCATGCGGTATCCTTATCGGGCAGGGGAATCTTCAAGATGCACCGATAAGCGTATCGGAATTTCTACCTGTACCCAATGCCGCCGAGGATCCGCTGCATCATTTTCGGCTTGAGCCGGCGGAATGGACCCGCCTTCTCTTGTCGAAGCGCGGCATCATCGGCCTGTTTCACAGCCATCCCGCCTCCTCCCCGGAGCCCTCACGGGAGGACCTTGCCGACCTGCAGGCCTTCGGCGGCCTGTTCAGTATTTATCTGATCGGCACACCTGCCGGAACTGGGACAGAAGAGCTTAAGCTGAACGCCTACCGGGTCGAATCACGCATGGACAAGGATGAACGCGGTTTGAAAAATACGATTTTGCTCCTCCCTCTTAGCTTCGAGATCCTGGACGCTGATTAG
- a CDS encoding DUF294 nucleotidyltransferase-like domain-containing protein: protein MESKASVNRLPEHSEMPDIQKANSVEQLRDVRIACQQHLLDLRPRMEFLKWIASVNSMHDLINRRAAELCEQNMWEAGFGRLPARYAFVAFGSIGREEATLWSDQDNGLIIGDELQEEDLAYFREFGVRLADMLEVLGYPKCPGRVMCSEPLWSMRLGDWKNQILEWSSNHEWEPIRNLIIASDLRLIAGSPELSEAWLTHFRSSVEQHPGITHAVLRNTVRHKATLNVMGRIVTERFGEHAGDFDVKYGMYIPLVNSIRTMALQRGIIEHSTLKRMEKVMLLEGDNLLLESVQRAFLTALRYRNDTPWRIEDGLVKSSGYIQKERLKNKNVQYELRDTLGVVRRIHRSLQREHRFAERRNL from the coding sequence ATGGAATCCAAAGCATCCGTCAACCGGCTTCCGGAGCATTCGGAAATGCCGGACATTCAGAAAGCAAATTCAGTCGAGCAATTGCGCGATGTACGGATTGCATGTCAACAGCATCTGCTTGATCTGCGCCCCAGAATGGAGTTTTTGAAGTGGATCGCGTCCGTGAACAGCATGCATGACCTGATCAACAGGCGCGCCGCGGAGCTCTGTGAGCAGAACATGTGGGAGGCCGGCTTCGGCCGGCTTCCCGCACGTTATGCTTTTGTTGCTTTTGGCAGCATCGGAAGGGAAGAGGCGACATTATGGAGCGATCAAGATAACGGTCTGATCATCGGCGATGAGCTGCAGGAGGAAGATCTGGCATATTTCCGCGAATTCGGTGTGAGGCTCGCCGACATGCTGGAGGTGCTGGGTTATCCAAAATGCCCGGGCAGGGTAATGTGCTCAGAGCCCTTGTGGAGCATGCGTCTTGGCGACTGGAAGAATCAGATCCTTGAGTGGAGCAGTAATCACGAGTGGGAGCCGATCCGGAATCTGATCATAGCCTCCGATCTTCGTCTTATCGCCGGAAGCCCCGAGCTGTCCGAAGCATGGCTGACCCATTTCCGAAGCTCGGTGGAGCAGCATCCGGGAATTACACATGCCGTGTTGCGAAATACGGTCCGGCATAAAGCTACGCTAAACGTCATGGGCAGAATCGTGACCGAAAGGTTCGGGGAGCATGCAGGCGATTTTGACGTAAAATACGGCATGTATATCCCGCTGGTGAACAGCATTCGAACGATGGCACTGCAGCGGGGAATTATCGAGCATTCCACCTTGAAGCGGATGGAGAAAGTGATGCTGCTCGAAGGGGATAATTTGCTGCTCGAGAGCGTGCAGCGCGCATTCCTTACAGCCTTGCGTTACCGTAACGATACCCCTTGGCGCATCGAGGATGGGCTGGTCAAGAGCAGCGGTTATATTCAGAAGGAGCGGCTTAAGAACAAAAACGTGCAGTATGAGCTCCGCGATACGCTGGGCGTGGTGAGACGGATTCACCGCTCCTTGCAGCGAGAGCATCGTTTTGCGGAAAGGAGGAACCTATGA
- a CDS encoding quinone-dependent dihydroorotate dehydrogenase, translated as MLYRNIGKPLFFKMDPEKAHHLVVGGLGRASGVIGAEAVMRGMYGVSETPDLAVDLFGLHFPTPVGLAAGLDKNAQAVKGFSSIGFGFMEVGTVTPKAQPGNEQPRLFRLPPDEALINRMGFNNEGADAMAKRLSALKERRIPVAVNIGKNKATPNEKANGDYEACIQALFPYGDFFVVNISSPNTPDLRSLQHGSELSSLLEAVMNEMNRQAGVHGSRKAVLVKIAPDVSDAELEYMVETIRASGVSGIIATNTTLSREGLTHSNAKETGGLSGKPLRERSTEIISRIYKQTGGTLPIIGSGGIFTAADAYEKIRAGASLVEIYTALIYEGPEVNRKLHAGLRQLLAKDGFSHISEAVGANHR; from the coding sequence GTGCTGTACCGCAATATAGGCAAACCTTTATTTTTCAAAATGGACCCGGAAAAGGCCCACCATCTCGTTGTCGGCGGCCTCGGGCGAGCCTCCGGCGTCATCGGCGCGGAAGCGGTCATGCGGGGGATGTATGGCGTGAGCGAAACGCCGGACTTGGCCGTGGACCTGTTCGGACTTCATTTCCCGACACCGGTCGGGCTTGCCGCCGGATTGGATAAAAATGCGCAAGCCGTCAAGGGATTTTCCTCCATCGGCTTTGGCTTTATGGAAGTAGGTACGGTTACACCGAAAGCCCAGCCGGGTAATGAACAGCCGAGGCTGTTCCGTTTGCCTCCGGATGAGGCGCTCATCAATCGAATGGGCTTTAATAATGAAGGTGCCGACGCGATGGCGAAGAGGCTGTCCGCGCTCAAGGAGCGCCGGATTCCGGTAGCGGTCAACATCGGTAAAAATAAAGCCACGCCGAACGAGAAGGCGAATGGCGATTACGAGGCCTGCATCCAGGCTTTGTTTCCGTACGGCGATTTTTTCGTGGTGAATATCAGCTCGCCGAACACGCCGGATCTGCGGAGCTTGCAGCACGGCAGCGAGCTCTCATCATTGCTTGAAGCGGTGATGAACGAGATGAACCGTCAGGCCGGCGTTCACGGCAGCCGGAAGGCTGTGCTCGTCAAGATTGCGCCGGACGTGAGCGATGCCGAGCTCGAGTATATGGTGGAGACGATCCGTGCGAGCGGGGTATCCGGCATTATCGCTACCAACACCACGCTCTCCAGGGAGGGGCTTACGCACAGCAACGCCAAAGAGACCGGCGGGCTCAGCGGAAAGCCGCTGCGAGAGCGCTCGACTGAAATCATCTCGCGGATCTATAAGCAGACCGGCGGAACGCTGCCGATCATCGGCTCCGGAGGAATCTTCACGGCGGCCGATGCATATGAGAAAATACGCGCAGGCGCCAGCCTGGTAGAAATTTATACGGCACTTATCTATGAAGGGCCCGAGGTCAACCGCAAGCTGCACGCCGGTCTGAGGCAGCTGCTGGCGAAGGACGGCTTCAGCCATATTTCCGAAGCTGTCGGGGCGAATCATCGGTAA
- a CDS encoding DNA polymerase IV produces MGHIDDYYPASGRVILHVDMNAFYCSVHEAEEPELYRGKPTAVAGSVELRKGVIVTCSYAARALGIRTGMNVRQALRLYPDLIIIQPDFHLYRKYSNAFMNIAYAYTPLLEATSIDECYLDITGSKQFGTPLDIAKEIQNRIREELSLPCSVGIAPNKLLAKMASDMKKPSGLSVLRIRDVPNVLWGKPCAELFGIGRKTAEKLRKLNILTIGDLAKADEHLLTSAFGVTGAWMKRAANGIDHAPVVAEREQSKSIGHTTTLPQDVTSSDEAKRVLLNLSDQVARRLRRKGLMASGIQITLRTPDMKTITRSKQLSVPTENTEDIYREACVLYDRHWKQERPLRLLGVTLQQLARKEEAAIQLDLFDYEKQPKKESLTRVMDELRNKFGESAVLTAGMLGDDPSSLIRDHKRRGTSLQMDFAREHGQSRNNED; encoded by the coding sequence ATGGGACATATTGATGATTATTATCCGGCCAGCGGCCGCGTCATTCTACATGTGGATATGAATGCTTTTTACTGCTCGGTGCATGAGGCGGAAGAGCCGGAGCTGTACCGCGGCAAGCCGACGGCCGTTGCCGGCAGCGTCGAGCTGCGCAAAGGGGTCATCGTTACCTGCTCCTATGCTGCACGTGCCCTCGGCATCCGCACGGGAATGAATGTAAGGCAGGCGCTGCGGCTGTACCCGGACCTGATCATCATTCAGCCTGATTTCCATCTGTACCGGAAGTACTCCAATGCATTTATGAATATAGCGTATGCTTACACACCGCTGCTGGAAGCGACGTCGATCGATGAATGCTATCTGGACATTACCGGCTCCAAGCAATTCGGCACACCGCTCGATATCGCAAAGGAGATCCAGAACCGGATCCGCGAGGAGCTGTCCCTGCCATGCTCCGTCGGCATTGCGCCGAACAAACTGCTCGCCAAGATGGCGTCGGACATGAAGAAGCCGAGCGGGCTCTCGGTGCTGCGGATCCGGGATGTGCCGAATGTGCTGTGGGGCAAGCCGTGCGCCGAGCTGTTCGGCATCGGCCGCAAGACGGCGGAGAAGCTTCGCAAGCTGAACATTCTCACCATCGGTGATCTGGCCAAAGCCGATGAACATTTGCTGACTTCGGCCTTTGGCGTGACGGGGGCCTGGATGAAGCGCGCCGCGAACGGGATTGACCATGCGCCTGTCGTGGCGGAACGGGAGCAGAGCAAATCCATCGGGCACACGACGACGCTGCCGCAGGATGTCACCTCGAGTGACGAAGCGAAACGCGTGCTGCTGAATTTAAGCGATCAGGTTGCGCGCCGGCTAAGGCGTAAGGGCTTGATGGCCAGCGGGATCCAGATTACCCTGCGCACGCCGGATATGAAGACGATCACCCGATCGAAGCAGCTTTCCGTTCCGACCGAGAATACGGAAGACATCTACCGGGAAGCCTGTGTATTGTATGATCGGCATTGGAAGCAGGAACGCCCGCTTAGGCTGCTCGGCGTCACGCTGCAGCAGCTTGCCCGGAAGGAGGAAGCGGCGATTCAGCTGGATCTGTTCGATTATGAGAAGCAGCCGAAGAAGGAGTCGCTGACCCGGGTTATGGACGAGCTGCGCAATAAGTTCGGGGAGAGCGCCGTGCTGACGGCCGGCATGCTGGGAGATGATCCGTCGTCCCTCATCCGCGATCATAAACGGAGAGGAACATCGCTGCAGATGGACTTTGCCAGAGAGCATGGCCAATCGCGAAATAACGAAGATTAG
- a CDS encoding TlpA family protein disulfide reductase: MKRNIMILVLILIAAGAVIYNQAGDDIEAVFLQEKPLPTETGAKAGLLAPTFTLQGFEDKETYSAGGPRDKALLINFWASWCGPCQQEAPELNKLAEQYADELEIYGINVGKYDNKKKAQQFIQDYNLRYPVLTDPKGDVFEGLYHGQAFPTNVLIDRNGVIQEIILGAPDPKDLHKKVAMLVKE; this comes from the coding sequence ATGAAACGTAACATCATGATTCTGGTTCTGATTCTTATCGCGGCGGGTGCCGTCATTTATAATCAGGCCGGCGACGATATCGAGGCCGTCTTCTTGCAGGAGAAGCCTCTTCCCACCGAGACGGGAGCCAAGGCAGGGCTGCTCGCTCCGACCTTTACGCTCCAAGGCTTTGAGGACAAAGAGACGTATTCCGCCGGCGGCCCGCGTGATAAGGCGCTGCTGATCAATTTTTGGGCGTCCTGGTGCGGTCCCTGCCAGCAGGAAGCGCCGGAGCTTAACAAGCTGGCGGAGCAGTACGCAGATGAACTGGAGATTTATGGGATTAATGTAGGCAAATACGATAACAAGAAAAAAGCGCAGCAATTTATTCAAGACTACAATCTTCGTTATCCGGTCCTCACAGACCCGAAGGGGGATGTGTTCGAGGGGCTGTACCATGGCCAAGCCTTCCCTACGAATGTCCTGATCGACCGCAACGGCGTCATTCAGGAAATCATTCTCGGTGCGCCGGATCCGAAAGATCTGCACAAGAAGGTTGCGATGCTGGTCAAGGAATAA